The DNA region AGTGGGATACATAGGTGGTCACCAGGGTGGGAGAACAAGTGAGGAGGATAGAGGACACCGGGGGTCATCAACGTGACTGTGCGTATGTTTAGCCTGGGCATCCTTGGGCCACAGCGGCGGTCACCATACCATCTGCATGTGTGTCCAGAGGAGCAGGGTGGTCTTATCTGGAGTCTACAAAGATAAGCAGGCCTCGCTGGGAGGAGGATGTCACAATGGCCATTTTGAGACCCTGGCAGACCACCGTCCCCCTCCCCTTCAAAAGACAAATTCAGTCAAGCTGGTGCCACCTGGTATTCCACTGGGGTCAAACATAATGGGTGAAGAGGGGGACAGGCCAAGGTGGACACGCCGCGGTTCTCAGGCCAGCAGACCACCGTCACTTACAGCCACATGCCAAGCTGCTGAAGGATGTCTGGCTGAGAAGCAGGTGGGCTTCTGCCTGTCCACGATGCGGCCCACCTGCGGTCACATGCCACAAAGGTCACACAGCCGTGCACATCCAAGCATGCGGTCCACTCCCCCAGAGAGCATGCAGCTGGAGAGCAGCACGGTGAGCAGGCACAAAGTGGCCCTCGGCTAGCTAATCCAACGCGGGCAGGCCAAACCACCTTCCACGGCGGCCTCCGGCGTCACGGACTGGGCAGGCGGGCACGTGGGCTGGCAGGTCCAGGTGGAGCTGCACAACCTGGAGTCAGCCACTTGTGGCCAGCGCCCACCCGCATAAGCACTGATGACCCcataggagtgtgtgtgtgtaggaaACCACAGCGTCCTGCTGGTCACGAGAGCCCATCTTTGCCAGCTTTCTGCTGACGGGCAGTGAAGGGACTAAGCAGCATTGCTGGGCAGCTTTACTCAAGCTTGAGGTGCCAGGTGAGCAGACGAGGGTCCAGTACAGGGGCAGGCTGGGGGATGCTGACCAGTCTAGTCTAATGGTGTCCATCCAGACCAAGACCTACCGACCAGTCTGGTGTGGAGGCCCACCTAATACTGACGTAGTGACCACTACTGACTTAGTGGTCTGCTGGACTTCAGCTGCCCTCTACGGACCTGACGTGGCCCACCAGGGTGACTGACCGCTGGCCACATGCTTTTCCTTTGCATTTGCAGCTTTCCCTTTCAGACTGACCCTTGACCCCCAGTTCCCTGGTGGAGATGCCAACAGAATCACTTAACCCATATAATGCTGGTCACCCCCCCTAACATGGGTGTGTAGGTGGTGCCCGGTCGCCCAGCCCTGGCCACCACCATGTCCTCCAGCCCAGTAACGACCCTCATGCTGCTTTAACCATGTCAATGAAGTGGCTACCTATGTTACTGAAGTGACCAGCATTGGGGCACCAGCTGAGTTAATGGGCACACACCCCTCACTGCCAGAGTAGGCTCGACAGTGGCCTCCCATGGTGCCAGCCCAGTCCCTGaagccataaaggttgagaaccccagcgCAGAAGGTGGTGCAACGTCCTAGAATTGCTCGTGTGGGCGCCGACAGAGGAGAAGCAGACAGAAGACGGGCACATGCGTGATGCTTACTTAAATCCCCAGCCTGTTCCCCCTAGGACTATTGCTGCCAGCAGGATGGCGCCTGCGATGGACCCTATAATTATATTGGTGCCACTAGGACCTGTACAGGGgagggggagtggggggggggagaACAAGACCACGAGACACACATCAGAAACACCGAACAGAATCAGTGGGCGCCGGGCGGCAGCGGGGCACAAGGAGACGACCACGACGGGGGCTTCATTACTTCGTCCTCTCAGCCGCCAACTCCCTCCGCTCGGCTCTTGGCCCCTCGCGCTCGCCTATGCAAGTGGCACAAACAAGTGGCAGCGGGCGACTGCaaaagacaagcagaacacaTTGGTGCAACCTCGTGCGACCCGGGCACCGTCTGCCAGGCTGCCACATGGATACCAGGGTCGGGCAGCTGGCTCAACTGAGTGGGCACTGGGGCTCTGGCTCTGAGCGGTGCAGGGGGCTCACACTGGAGATTTGGGACATGGGTACAAAATGGCAGGAGGCTGGGAGGGCACTCGGGTTGGTGAGGACACTAGCTGGACTAGGACATTGAGGGGCACATGGGGAGACTGGCAGAAACAAGGGCATTGAGCTCTGGCAACAATGGCTGAACTGAATAGACACTGGGACAGTGAGTCAAATGGGGGTCTTATGGGGGCAGCACTTGGAATGAGACGGGGCTAGGGGGACTTAAGGGTGTAAAGACACTGAGTGGGCACACGGAGAGAATGGCTGACTCTACGGGGCACTGGGACTTGGGATCTGAGGAGCAGGGGCTGATGGGGTGGGTCCTGGGGGACAGAGAGGGGTCAGTCCAGGGTCCTAAAGAAATTGGTGCCCTGGCTATACTGTGGGGTTGAGGTTGCATACAGGGAGAGGGGACTGGGGTGGCATCTAAGGGGACAGAGCCAGGTGATCTGGGATGGCACTGGGGATTTGGCTCCTCCGTTTCCTTGACGAGACCCAAGAAAATTCTATGGACTTTGTCAGAGTCTTGAGCTCAGTGATGGGGGTCTCAGTGGCATCAGAATGTGAGCTGCCCAGGGTTGATGCAAGCCCCTTTATGGAGATGCTCGGCGGGCAGGGCCCATGCCTGTTGAATGGCGGCGAGAGTGGCAGGTGTGTTACAAACCCTTGTACTTCTCGGGCTCTCCGGGCAGCTTGGGCTTAGGGATCGGGTCGTAGACGCTGCAGTCGGTGCCAGTCCAGTCCCGGTCACAGATGCACTTCACCTCGTTGCTGCACACCTGAGAGGTAACAGACAGTGGGTTAGAGCCGAGCAGGGCAGCAAGAGACCACAAGTTGGAGGGAGGCACTCAGACTGGCAGCACCAGGATCATGACCGTGTGCCCACTCACCCCATGCTCAGAACAGATGCGGCCATCCATGCTGCCAGGGCAAGTGCTCAGGTTGAAGGAGGACAGCGGCAGGCAGCGGTGGTCCAAGCACATCATGTTGGGGCCGCAGAGCGTGCCATCATCTACGTAACCCAGGTCAGTCCCATCGTCCAGCATGGCATGTCCACCCCTACACATGTGATATGAGATTGGATGAGTGCCAGCACTTGGCACAGGAGAACCCCCCCTCCTTTATATGCAGGCCCCGTGGGCCATGGGGTAAGTGCCCGCCTCGCCCATACCTGCAGTCCAGGTACTTGTTCTGGTGGTAGATGGTGACGCTGGTGACATCCCCGCTCAGGTCCCCGTACCGTGGCGCCCCGCTGATGTTGTTGCAGAAGAGGAATCCACACAGCACGTCCCTGCAGGGCAGAGAGAGTGATCAAGCTGGTATGTCATGGTGCCATCGCTCACAGTGCCCAGCTGGCCAGCACTTACTGCTTGTTGCACTGCACCCAGGTGTCGCCCTCTCGGCCACAGTTGCCCTTCTCTGTCCCTTCCGTGTTCAGCTTCTCATAGCAGATGCGGTCAGCGGAGCCTTGGGAAAAGCAGCAAACAATAGGTGACTGGCGCTGCCCTTCTGACTCATCGGGTACCACGAGTGCTCAGTTGGGTACTCACTGTGCCCCCACAGGCTGCGGCATTGCCCATCTCGAGTCTTGCACTGCCCATTGTAACAGCGACcctaaaacaaaaattacatgcTGCCTTATGGGCATCAGCTCAAATGGGGCACCCATCTGGGCACAAAATATGCAGACACTTTTACCTGGCCAGCTTCACACCCGTAGCCATCTAGCTTGTGCACATTGGCAGGACACTGAAACAAAATGACAGATGGGGTTAGTGCTGCGGCCACACTGATGAGCCATGCCCACGGCCGGACGGGCACCTCACCTGGCTGGAATCTCCGGTGCACGATTCTGGGACGTCGCAGTCGTTGACCGCCTCTCGGCACACCACACCCCGGGGCTCGTACTGCAGGGGCACAAAACATAGTCAGCGTGGGCACCTGTACCCAGAAACAGCCCAGACAGGAGACCCCAAGGCCTACCTTACAGCCCTGGCAGCACAGCCCATTGCTGCACATGGCATCATGAGTGAGGGTGCACTTCTTACAGCACAATCCACCGCTCCTGGCACACTCCTGCAGGGCAAAAGAGAATTGGTGAGTAGTCAGCAGGTATATTCAGTGCCAGGCTCACAAGACTGTCGGGCAAAGTCTGTAGCAGAAGTTTCTGCCTGACCAAAGTGTTCAGTGCCAGGCTCACCAACCTGGTAAGCAAGTATAGTTTTAGGTTTGCCAATCTGCCAGGCGAGTCCAGTGCCACATTTCCCAGTCTAATAAGCATTTCCAGTACCAGGCTTAGCAATCTGAAAATTGGGTTCAATGCCAGGCTTGGCAGCCTGTTGAGCAAATCCAGGCCTTAATCTGACCAATGTGTCCAGTGCCAGGCTGGACAGTCTGCTGAACAGGACCAGCGCCAAGACCCCTCAACCCAAAAAGCAAGCCCAGGGCCAGGGGGAGCATCTGACAAAATTAATTCTATGCCAGTCTGACAAGTGAGTCCAATGCCAGGCTAATCAATCTGACCAATGAGGTCAGTGCCAGACTTGCAAATCTGAGAAGTGAGTTCAATGCCAGGCTCACCAACATAACAAACAAGTCCAGAATCAGGATTCCAAATCTGACAACTGAGTTCAATGCCAGTCTCTCGCACAAGTCAGTACCTAAAAATGCCAAACCAGTCAAGCAAGTCCAGTGCCAGGCTTACCCACCTGAAAAGTGATGCCAATGCCAAATGCATTGAGTACCAAGCTTGTCAttctgataaattaaaaaaaaaatcaatgccagGTTCAATTATCTGACTAAATGAGGCTGGTGCCAGTCTCACCAGTCTGACTGCATGCCACCCTCTGCACGATGAATAGCTTACCATGGGTGAGCCACAGTCACACTCTTCTCCAGTCTCAACAAAGCCATTGCCACACTCTGGGGGGTCCAGGAGctgaaatgacaaaaatgtcCATGTGGGCAAAGCCTGAAACCCCCTCCATTCATGTTAGCAGGCCCAATCACTGCTTGCCAGTTGGCAGTGCCAACCAGCAACTCTGGTCCTGCATCTCAAATGTGCTGCATATCCACTCAGAACCATCAGATGGCACTCTAGTtacagagaaaagcaaagaaGTGAAGGCCCCTCGTGGTGCCCTGTCCTTCTATAGACCCTTTAAGTAACCCACGCAGAGGCCAGAGGTCTTGCCCCCGGCCTGGCCGGTCAGTCAGCGCTGGACGCACCTTGAGGGGCTTGTTGAAGAGGCAGCTGCCCCCACCGTCCTGCAGGAAGCGGCTGTACTCGTCGATGCTGCAGCGGGAGAACTTCTTGGGCAGGTAGTACCTGTGGTGGGAGAGGCAGAGCTGTGACGAGTGGACATGGGACGTTGACAGAGGGCACCATCACAGCGCTCCCTGCTGGTCTCAAGGTCATCTGAAAGCCAAATGTCCCAGGAATCATCCAGCACAGATGGGCCAAGAGCAGCAGGGTGTGTCCGCCCAATGGGCACCGCATGCCCGTCCTTACCCAGTGTCCTCCATTATGCAGCCCAGCCAGGAGTCCGGACACTTGCACTCCCCTTAAAAAGAGAGATGGACATGTTACCCAGCCATTGAGTCACCCTGATGTGCCATGCAGCACCCACTATTGCCACCTTACCTGCTGCACTCCGCTGCTTGTTCCACATCATGCCAATGTTCTGGCCCAGGCTCTGTGACAGCGTGATGGCCATGGAGCCCACGTTCCCATACTGCACACACATGGAGAGGACACGTGGTTAGCCCCCTacagctatatagtgcctttcacaataaaCACCCAGGAGGGCAGCGCGAGTGCCCAAATTCTCCAGCTTCTTGCTAAGCTGCAGTCATCGGCCCTGCCAGCAGGGGGAGACACAACCCATTGTCCAGCAGAGCGGGGTGTGCCTCCACTGGCCAGGGCTGCTGACCGTTGACCCCCTCTACTTTGAACCCTAGTGGGCAGGCACAGCAATGACACCCAGCTTTGTGGAGCAGCTCGGCGGGGTACAAACCTCATTGACGCCTCCACCTCGGCTGAGCGAGCAGATGCCACCAATGTAGGCCGTGCCACTACGGCTGCTCCGGAAGGTCTTCCCCCTGTAAGATACGGATGGTCACTCAGGACTGACCGGTGCCAGGCTGTCACTGGCACTCCACTGGCTGCAACACGCTATACTCACGAGAACAGGTGGACGGCGTCACTGTGCTCCTTGATGCTGTCCACTCTGTACTTCATGAAGTCCTGCAGAGTTACTAGGGGGTTATCGGCAATGGGCACCAGATCCCCTGATGCCCATGTCTCCATGGCAACGAGGACAATCCTGGTGTTGAGCTGTTCTTTGTATATCTGGACAAGAAGAGGAATCGGGCACAAGGGTGAGGCAGGGTGGAGCCGTGCACGCGCCAACCCTTCCCAGAGTGCCCTCCCAAAGTGGGCAGTGACATAACGCCATCTTTCTTTTATTGCACCCTTACCATATCGGCCAGGTTCACCACAGCCTTGGCAAAATTTCTGGTCAAGACACTGCTCAGTCGAAACTGTTCAAACTGTGGGAGGAGAGTAGTGTGAGAAGGTCCCAGGACCACCCAACCACCCCTCCAGTGCCAGCCCCTCACCTACCAGCCGCCGATCATTCACCACCATCAGCTCAATGTACTTGGTCTCACTTTGAACGGTGTGCTGCACACGGCTCACCTACAGGGGACAGCAGATACAGCCAAATTACTGCGGGCACTGGCCAACCTGGCAGCCCTACTAGGGTCCTTAAAATGAAGACTGAGCGCATTTGGTGGGCTCACATGTGGCTGCCCGTCATTATATTGGTGCCCATATCAGCCTTGAGCAGTCCACACTGGCATACCCAGTCTGGCATTGCTGTGAAGTGGGTTCTCCAGGTCCATGGCACTAACATTTGATGTGGGCAATTCCTGAAGGgtggcacaagcacagcacaagaaAGTGAAAATGGGGGCTTACCTGCCTCTTGGACCTCCGCTGCGGCTCGTTAGACAAATCTCTAGCATCCGACAGGAgaccctcatcatcatcatcatcatcgggGCAGTCTGCGGGTGAGAAACAGAAGTGAGACATGGGCATGGGGAGTGTGGGCAGGAGGGTTCATGCCTACTTAGACATGTGTTTTGGCCAGGACCCACTAAGAAAGgcattacacagaaaaagaaagaaagaaagaatcaccACTGGGGGTCCGGACTAAATGGACATGGAGTAGCCCAGAAATCGGACGCCAATGACAAGGTGAAGACAAAGACATTGGGCAGTGCCCCCCAAAAACAAAGGCCTTGTGATGTGGGCACCACAAGTCGGAGGATCTGGAGGTCTGTGTCTGGAGGAGTGAGGACGAGTCTACCGAAGTCTTGGGGGACTGAGGGGAGGGTCCTAAAAGAGTCTGGGGCTGAGCAGGTGGGCTGTACTGCTGCTTTGAGACCCTGGTGAAGTGAGTGGGGGCACAAGATGAAGAGTGACCCTCGTGAGCCTGAGGGCACAGAGTGGAGAAAGGGAGGAGCCTGGCTAAGTTCAAGGGTCAGGAGGTGGGGTCTATCTAGGCCTGGGGGGCCAACATGGAGACAGACATTTCTGACTCTGAGAGCTCCTGAGGATGGGTTGGAGGGGTCTGGGTCTGTTGGGTGAGGGTGGGTGGGGTGAGAAGATGGGCACAACTGGCGTTGGAAGGTCTGAGGGGTGGAGTTTTGTTGAAGCAAGGGGGTGGGGTAAAATGGCACGGTAACAAAGGACACCACAAACTGGATGACTGCCCCCTGGTGCCCCAACTCACCTGGACACGGAGGGCTCAGACGCAGGAGGCCGGGGGTCTGGT from Erpetoichthys calabaricus chromosome 14, fErpCal1.3, whole genome shotgun sequence includes:
- the adam11 gene encoding disintegrin and metalloproteinase domain-containing protein 11 isoform X1; the encoded protein is MIAVRWVLFAAASSGVTLSASSVLSFPFSGLGGPATSEVGVGGEVTRPRRLLRHGHTDDEVPHGRLDTRVGAQGPGTPPIHVAQASFLVNAFGQSFILDLELNHHLLSSKYIERHFEGTQAVQTEGGEHCYYHGEVRKAIGSFVALSTCQGLHGVFSDGNVTYIIQPTPGSSEQDADLHVIYQTPGLLRLSPPCPDCPDDDDDDEGLLSDARDLSNEPQRRSKRQVSRVQHTVQSETKYIELMVVNDRRLFEQFRLSSVLTRNFAKAVVNLADMIYKEQLNTRIVLVAMETWASGDLVPIADNPLVTLQDFMKYRVDSIKEHSDAVHLFSGKTFRSSRSGTAYIGGICSLSRGGGVNEYGNVGSMAITLSQSLGQNIGMMWNKQRSAAGECKCPDSWLGCIMEDTGYYLPKKFSRCSIDEYSRFLQDGGGSCLFNKPLKLLDPPECGNGFVETGEECDCGSPMECARSGGLCCKKCTLTHDAMCSNGLCCQGCKYEPRGVVCREAVNDCDVPESCTGDSSQCPANVHKLDGYGCEAGQGRCYNGQCKTRDGQCRSLWGHSSADRICYEKLNTEGTEKGNCGREGDTWVQCNKQDVLCGFLFCNNISGAPRYGDLSGDVTSVTIYHQNKYLDCRGGHAMLDDGTDLGYVDDGTLCGPNMMCLDHRCLPLSSFNLSTCPGSMDGRICSEHGVCSNEVKCICDRDWTGTDCSVYDPIPKPKLPGEPEKYKETSEEEDLEERSPATRCAPPAPPRLPCLDEFHSSLSLQPLETLWSTTGGHVHSQVLPVGCACTPSSSADFSIFFFFFFFPCWTSLRPEWAGRGSWGQQLGWGAF
- the adam11 gene encoding disintegrin and metalloproteinase domain-containing protein 11 isoform X2, with amino-acid sequence MIAVRWVLFAAASSGVTLSASSVLSFPFSGLGGPATSEVGVGGEVTRPRRLLRHGHTDDEVPHGRLDTRVGAQGPGTPPIHVAQASFLVNAFGQSFILDLELNHHLLSSKYIERHFEGTQAVQTEGGEHCYYHGEVRKAIGSFVALSTCQGLHGVFSDGNVTYIIQPTPGSSEQDADLHVIYQTPGLLRLSPPCPDCPDDDDDDEGLLSDARDLSNEPQRRSKRQVSRVQHTVQSETKYIELMVVNDRRLFEQFRLSSVLTRNFAKAVVNLADMIYKEQLNTRIVLVAMETWASGDLVPIADNPLVTLQDFMKYRVDSIKEHSDAVHLFSGKTFRSSRSGTAYIGGICSLSRGGGVNEYGNVGSMAITLSQSLGQNIGMMWNKQRSAAGECKCPDSWLGCIMEDTGYYLPKKFSRCSIDEYSRFLQDGGGSCLFNKPLKLLDPPECGNGFVETGEECDCGSPMECARSGGLCCKKCTLTHDAMCSNGLCCQGCKYEPRGVVCREAVNDCDVPESCTGDSSQCPANVHKLDGYGCEAGQGRCYNGQCKTRDGQCRSLWGHSSADRICYEKLNTEGTEKGNCGREGDTWVQCNKQDVLCGFLFCNNISGAPRYGDLSGDVTSVTIYHQNKYLDCRGGHAMLDDGTDLGYVDDGTLCGPNMMCLDHRCLPLSSFNLSTCPGSMDGRICSEHGVCSNEVKCICDRDWTGTDCSVYDPIPKPKLPGEPEKYKDLEERSPATRCAPPAPPRLPCLDEFHSSLSLQPLETLWSTTGGHVHSQVLPVGCACTPSSSADFSIFFFFFFFPCWTSLRPEWAGRGSWGQQLGWGAF
- the adam11 gene encoding disintegrin and metalloproteinase domain-containing protein 11 isoform X8 gives rise to the protein MIAVRWVLFAAASSGVTLSASSVLSFPFSGLGGPATSEVGVGGEVTRPRRLLRHGHTDDEVPHGRLDTRVGAQGPGTPPIHVAQASFLVNAFGQSFILDLELNHHLLSSKYIERHFEGTQAVQTEGGEHCYYHGEVRKAIGSFVALSTCQGLHGVFSDGNVTYIIQPTPGSSEQDADLHVIYQTPGLLRLSPPCPDCPDDDDDDEGLLSDARDLSNEPQRRSKRQVSRVQHTVQSETKYIELMVVNDRRLFEQFRLSSVLTRNFAKAVVNLADMIYKEQLNTRIVLVAMETWASGDLVPIADNPLVTLQDFMKYRVDSIKEHSDAVHLFSGKTFRSSRSGTAYIGGICSLSRGGGVNEYGNVGSMAITLSQSLGQNIGMMWNKQRSAAGECKCPDSWLGCIMEDTGYYLPKKFSRCSIDEYSRFLQDGGGSCLFNKPLKLLDPPECGNGFVETGEECDCGSPMECARSGGLCCKKCTLTHDAMCSNGLCCQGCKYEPRGVVCREAVNDCDVPESCTGDSSQCPANVHKLDGYGCEAGQGRCYNGQCKTRDGQCRSLWGHSSADRICYEKLNTEGTEKGNCGREGDTWVQCNKQDVLCGFLFCNNISGAPRYGDLSGDVTSVTIYHQNKYLDCRGGHAMLDDGTDLGYVDDGTLCGPNMMCLDHRCLPLSSFNLSTCPGSMDGRICSEHGVCSNEVKCICDRDWTGTDCSVYDPIPKPKLPGEPEKYKVARCHLFVPLA
- the adam11 gene encoding disintegrin and metalloproteinase domain-containing protein 11 isoform X4, which codes for MIAVRWVLFAAASSGVTLSASSVLSFPFSGLGGPATSEVGVGGEVTRPRRLLRHGHTDDEVPHGRLDTRVGAQGPGTPPIHVAQASFLVNAFGQSFILDLELNHHLLSSKYIERHFEGTQAVQTEGGEHCYYHGEVRKAIGSFVALSTCQGLHGVFSDGNVTYIIQPTPGSSEQDADLHVIYQTPGLLRLSPPCPDCPDDDDDDEGLLSDARDLSNEPQRRSKRQVSRVQHTVQSETKYIELMVVNDRRLFEQFRLSSVLTRNFAKAVVNLADMIYKEQLNTRIVLVAMETWASGDLVPIADNPLVTLQDFMKYRVDSIKEHSDAVHLFSGKTFRSSRSGTAYIGGICSLSRGGGVNEYGNVGSMAITLSQSLGQNIGMMWNKQRSAAGECKCPDSWLGCIMEDTGYYLPKKFSRCSIDEYSRFLQDGGGSCLFNKPLKLLDPPECGNGFVETGEECDCGSPMECARSGGLCCKKCTLTHDAMCSNGLCCQGCKYEPRGVVCREAVNDCDVPESCTGDSSQCPANVHKLDGYGCEAGQGRCYNGQCKTRDGQCRSLWGHSSADRICYEKLNTEGTEKGNCGREGDTWVQCNKQDVLCGFLFCNNISGAPRYGDLSGDVTSVTIYHQNKYLDCRGGHAMLDDGTDLGYVDDGTLCGPNMMCLDHRCLPLSSFNLSTCPGSMDGRICSEHGVCSNEVKCICDRDWTGTDCSVYDPIPKPKLPGEPEKYKETSEEEGHLCRNEQTVWRAALWMTGTVCTPCRGSWSCERWQKTFERPPARREAPSLFFLLV
- the adam11 gene encoding disintegrin and metalloproteinase domain-containing protein 11 isoform X3, with the protein product MIAVRWVLFAAASSGVTLSGLGGPATSEVGVGGEVTRPRRLLRHGHTDDEVPHGRLDTRVGAQGPGTPPIHVAQASFLVNAFGQSFILDLELNHHLLSSKYIERHFEGTQAVQTEGGEHCYYHGEVRKAIGSFVALSTCQGLHGVFSDGNVTYIIQPTPGSSEQDADLHVIYQTPGLLRLSPPCPDCPDDDDDDEGLLSDARDLSNEPQRRSKRQVSRVQHTVQSETKYIELMVVNDRRLFEQFRLSSVLTRNFAKAVVNLADMIYKEQLNTRIVLVAMETWASGDLVPIADNPLVTLQDFMKYRVDSIKEHSDAVHLFSGKTFRSSRSGTAYIGGICSLSRGGGVNEYGNVGSMAITLSQSLGQNIGMMWNKQRSAAGECKCPDSWLGCIMEDTGYYLPKKFSRCSIDEYSRFLQDGGGSCLFNKPLKLLDPPECGNGFVETGEECDCGSPMECARSGGLCCKKCTLTHDAMCSNGLCCQGCKYEPRGVVCREAVNDCDVPESCTGDSSQCPANVHKLDGYGCEAGQGRCYNGQCKTRDGQCRSLWGHSSADRICYEKLNTEGTEKGNCGREGDTWVQCNKQDVLCGFLFCNNISGAPRYGDLSGDVTSVTIYHQNKYLDCRGGHAMLDDGTDLGYVDDGTLCGPNMMCLDHRCLPLSSFNLSTCPGSMDGRICSEHGVCSNEVKCICDRDWTGTDCSVYDPIPKPKLPGEPEKYKETSEEEDLEERSPATRCAPPAPPRLPCLDEFHSSLSLQPLETLWSTTGGHVHSQVLPVGCACTPSSSADFSIFFFFFFFPCWTSLRPEWAGRGSWGQQLGWGAF
- the adam11 gene encoding disintegrin and metalloproteinase domain-containing protein 11 isoform X5; this translates as MIAVRWVLFAAASSGVTLSASSVLSFPFSGLGGPATSEVGVGGEVTRPRRLLRHGHTDDEVPHGRLDTRVGAQGPGTPPIHVAQASFLVNAFGQSFILDLELNHHLLSSKYIERHFEGTQAVQTEGGEHCYYHGEVRKAIGSFVALSTCQGLHGVFSDGNVTYIIQPTPGSSEQDADLHVIYQTPGLLRLSPPCPDCPDDDDDDEGLLSDARDLSNEPQRRSKRQVSRVQHTVQSETKYIELMVVNDRRLFEQFRLSSVLTRNFAKAVVNLADMIYKEQLNTRIVLVAMETWASGDLVPIADNPLVTLQDFMKYRVDSIKEHSDAVHLFSGKTFRSSRSGTAYIGGICSLSRGGGVNEYGNVGSMAITLSQSLGQNIGMMWNKQRSAAGECKCPDSWLGCIMEDTGYYLPKKFSRCSIDEYSRFLQDGGGSCLFNKPLKLLDPPECGNGFVETGEECDCGSPMECARSGGLCCKKCTLTHDAMCSNGLCCQGCKYEPRGVVCREAVNDCDVPESCTGDSSQCPANVHKLDGYGCEAGQGRCYNGQCKTRDGQCRSLWGHSSADRICYEKLNTEGTEKGNCGREGDTWVQCNKQDVLCGFLFCNNISGAPRYGDLSGDVTSVTIYHQNKYLDCRGGHAMLDDGTDLGYVDDGTLCGPNMMCLDHRCLPLSSFNLSTCPGSMDGRICSEHGVCSNEVKCICDRDWTGTDCSVYDPIPKPKLPGEPEKYKGPSGTNIIIGSIAGAILLAAIVLGGTGWGFKNIRRGRYDSAQQGMM
- the adam11 gene encoding disintegrin and metalloproteinase domain-containing protein 11 isoform X6 → MIAVRWVLFAAASSGVTLSASSVLSFPFSGLGGPATSEVGVGGEVTRPRRLLRHGHTDDEVPHGRLDTRVGAQGPGTPPIHVAQASFLVNAFGQSFILDLELNHHLLSSKYIERHFEGTQAVQTEGGEHCYYHGEVRKAIGSFVALSTCQGLHGVFSDGNVTYIIQPTPGSSEQDADLHVIYQTPGLLRLSPPCPDCPDDDDDDEGLLSDARDLSNEPQRRSKRQVSRVQHTVQSETKYIELMVVNDRRLFEQFRLSSVLTRNFAKAVVNLADMIYKEQLNTRIVLVAMETWASGDLVPIADNPLVTLQDFMKYRVDSIKEHSDAVHLFSGKTFRSSRSGTAYIGGICSLSRGGGVNEYGNVGSMAITLSQSLGQNIGMMWNKQRSAAGECKCPDSWLGCIMEDTGYYLPKKFSRCSIDEYSRFLQDGGGSCLFNKPLKLLDPPECGNGFVETGEECDCGSPMECARSGGLCCKKCTLTHDAMCSNGLCCQGCKYEPRGVVCREAVNDCDVPESCTGDSSQCPANVHKLDGYGCEAGQGRCYNGQCKTRDGQCRSLWGHSSADRICYEKLNTEGTEKGNCGREGDTWVQCNKQDVLCGFLFCNNISGAPRYGDLSGDVTSVTIYHQNKYLDCRGGHAMLDDGTDLGYVDDGTLCGPNMMCLDHRCLPLSSFNLSTCPGSMDGRICSEHGVCSNEVKCICDRDWTGTDCSVYDPIPKPKLPGEPEKYKGPSGTNIIIGSIAGAILLAAIVLGGTGWGFKNIRRGRTSLQE
- the adam11 gene encoding disintegrin and metalloproteinase domain-containing protein 11 isoform X7, with the protein product MIAVRWVLFAAASSGVTLSASSVLSFPFSGLGGPATSEVGVGGEVTRPRRLLRHGHTDDEVPHGRLDTRVGAQGPGTPPIHVAQASFLVNAFGQSFILDLELNHHLLSSKYIERHFEGTQAVQTEGGEHCYYHGEVRKAIGSFVALSTCQGLHGVFSDGNVTYIIQPTPGSSEQDADLHVIYQTPGLLRLSPPCPDCPDDDDDDEGLLSDARDLSNEPQRRSKRQVSRVQHTVQSETKYIELMVVNDRRLFEQFRLSSVLTRNFAKAVVNLADMIYKEQLNTRIVLVAMETWASGDLVPIADNPLVTLQDFMKYRVDSIKEHSDAVHLFSGKTFRSSRSGTAYIGGICSLSRGGGVNEYGNVGSMAITLSQSLGQNIGMMWNKQRSAAGECKCPDSWLGCIMEDTGYYLPKKFSRCSIDEYSRFLQDGGGSCLFNKPLKLLDPPECGNGFVETGEECDCGSPMECARSGGLCCKKCTLTHDAMCSNGLCCQGCKYEPRGVVCREAVNDCDVPESCTGDSSQCPANVHKLDGYGCEAGQGRCYNGQCKTRDGQCRSLWGHSSADRICYEKLNTEGTEKGNCGREGDTWVQCNKQDVLCGFLFCNNISGAPRYGDLSGDVTSVTIYHQNKYLDCRGGHAMLDDGTDLGYVDDGTLCGPNMMCLDHRCLPLSSFNLSTCPGSMDGRICSEHGVCSNEVKCICDRDWTGTDCSVYDPIPKPKLPGEPEKYKGPSGTNIIIGSIAGAILLAAIVLGGTGWGFKNIRRGRSGGA